One part of the Streptomyces lydicus genome encodes these proteins:
- a CDS encoding SDR family NAD(P)-dependent oxidoreductase encodes MTAARYLDALFSLAGRTALVTGGSSGIGRAVAEALGRAGAEVVLLARRAEPLRSTAAELSAAGCTAHWIAADVGDRDALGRGADEMVRRHGEPDILVNAAGVNPRPPMDELTTADWDRTMAVNLDAPFLLGQRFGPGMAARGWGRILHIASQQAIRAFGNSGAYGVSKAGLAALTRSQAESWSRHGVSVNALAPGFVRTPLNEAVFADPDRTEAMARRTMAGRNGELADFAGAAVFLTGPGAAYVTGQTVFVDGGFSVT; translated from the coding sequence TGTTCTCCCTCGCCGGCCGCACCGCGCTGGTGACCGGTGGCAGCTCCGGGATCGGCCGGGCCGTTGCGGAGGCCCTGGGGCGCGCCGGGGCGGAAGTGGTGCTGCTGGCCCGGCGTGCGGAGCCGCTGCGGAGCACCGCTGCCGAGCTCTCGGCGGCGGGCTGTACCGCGCACTGGATCGCCGCCGACGTGGGTGACCGGGACGCCCTCGGCCGGGGCGCGGACGAGATGGTACGGCGGCACGGCGAGCCGGACATCCTGGTCAACGCGGCCGGGGTCAACCCCCGCCCCCCGATGGACGAGCTGACCACCGCGGACTGGGACCGCACGATGGCCGTCAACCTCGACGCGCCCTTCCTGCTCGGGCAGCGCTTCGGGCCCGGTATGGCCGCCCGCGGCTGGGGACGGATCCTGCACATCGCCTCGCAGCAGGCGATCCGGGCGTTCGGCAACAGCGGTGCGTACGGCGTGTCCAAGGCCGGGCTCGCCGCGCTGACCCGCTCCCAGGCGGAGTCCTGGTCCCGGCACGGCGTCAGCGTCAACGCCCTCGCCCCCGGCTTCGTCCGCACCCCGCTCAACGAGGCGGTGTTCGCCGATCCCGACCGCACCGAGGCGATGGCCCGCCGGACGATGGCCGGGCGCAACGGCGAACTGGCCGACTTCGCGGGCGCCGCGGTGTTCCTGACCGGCCCCGGGGCGGCGTACGTGACGGGCCAGACGGTCTTCGTCGACGGCGGCTTCTCGGTGACGTGA